In Streptacidiphilus sp. P02-A3a, the DNA window ACCGTGCTGACCGACCCCTGGTTCTCCCAGCGCGCCATGTACCACCCGGGTGAGCCGATCGCCTTCCAGCCGGAACAGCTGCCGCACCTGGACGCCGTCGTGATCAGCCACGAGCACTACGACCACTGCGACCTCGACGCCTTCCGCCGCTACCGCGACAAGGACGTACCCCTCCTGGTCGCCGGGCCGGTCGTCGACAAGGCCCGCAAGGCCGGCTTCACCAACGTCCGCGCGCTCGAACCGTGGCAGTCCGCCCGGGTCGGCGACCTGACCATCGCCGCCGCCCCCGGCAAGCACGGCGTCTACGAGGTCACCTACGTCATCAGCGGCGGCGACCGCAGCGTCTACTTCGCCGGGGACACGCTGCTCATCCCGGAGTTGCACACCCTGACCGACCGCTACGGCCCGCTGGACGTGGCACTGCTTCCCGTCAACGGCTTGACCATCCGGATGGCGCGCAACAAACAGGTCGTCATGAACGCCGAAGAGGCCGCCGAACTCACCGCCACCCTGCGCCCGAAGCTCGCGATCCCGCAGCACTACGCCTTTACCGGCGGCACTGTGGGCGACAGGCTCTTCCTCAAGAGCGACAAGGACCCCAGCCTGTTCGTCGAGGCGGTCAATCGTCTCGTCCCCGACGTCCCGGTCAAGGTCATCAACCCCGGACAACCACTGACCGTCGCCCCCTGACCCGACCGCCCTCAGCGGTCGGCGTCCTCGCTGACCGGGGAGGCGGCCACGGCCGCTTGCCAGCGGTCGCGGATCTGCTGCACCTTCGCCGCGAACTCCGGATCCACGCTGGACCGGTACATCCCGGAGGTCATCGGGGCGGGTAGTTTGCGCCGCTTGCCCTGGACGGTCCTGATCCTGACCCGGGTGGTGGAGCTTCCCCTCGCGGACTCGGTGAAGACCTCGATGTCGGCTATCTCCTGCCACGAGTACCGGGACCGCCACCACGGCCGCCGGAGCGTGATCCCGGCGTCGCCGACGACGCTGCGACTGAGCGCGTCCAGGGCCACGAGCAGCAGGAACAGGGCGAACGGCACTTCGAAGAGCCCCAGCCCCCAGGGGTTCGACGGGCGGTGCCCACCGGTGATGGCCGTCCAGCCGACGGCCATCACCACCGCCATGACGCCCAGGATGGTGAACCGGTTCTTCTGCTGGGCGCGGGTGAGTCGATAGGTGCTGGTCACGGCCATGGCGTGAATGATGCCGCAGCGTCCACGGGCTCGCGGCAGCGGGCCGGACCCGGACGGTGAGGGGGCTCGATCCGGACGCTGCGGGGCCCGTGGCCCCGCCGACGACGGCGAGCGGCCAGAATGGGGAGCGCAGAACCCCGCACCACTCGTCTACCGTTTCAGGAGTCACTTCATGTCCAGCACCGTCACGTTCAGGGGCACTCCGATCACCGTCGAGGGCACCTTCCCCGCCGTTGGTACCGCCGCCCCGGCCTTCTCCCTGGTGTCCAAGGACCTGGGCGACGTCACCCTCAAGGACTATGCGGGTCAGCGGAAGGTCCTGAACATCTTCCCCAGCATCGACACCGGCACCTGCGCGGCCTCCGTGCGCAAGTTCAACGAGCTGGCCGGCGGCCTGCCCAACACCGTTGTCCTCTGCGTCTCGGCCGACCTGCCGTTCGCGCAGGGCCGGTTCTGCGGCGCGGAGGGGCTGGAGAACGTGGCGACGCTGTCCACCATGCGCGGCCGCGACTTCCTGTCCACCTACGGCGTCGCCATCGCCGAGGGTCCGCTCACCGGCGTGGCCGCCCGCGCGGTCGTCGTGCTGGACGAGAACGACCAGGTCATCCACGCGGAGCTGGTCAGCGAG includes these proteins:
- a CDS encoding MBL fold metallo-hydrolase, whose amino-acid sequence is MTESLVITRVTHSCHLIQIGDQTVLTDPWFSQRAMYHPGEPIAFQPEQLPHLDAVVISHEHYDHCDLDAFRRYRDKDVPLLVAGPVVDKARKAGFTNVRALEPWQSARVGDLTIAAAPGKHGVYEVTYVISGGDRSVYFAGDTLLIPELHTLTDRYGPLDVALLPVNGLTIRMARNKQVVMNAEEAAELTATLRPKLAIPQHYAFTGGTVGDRLFLKSDKDPSLFVEAVNRLVPDVPVKVINPGQPLTVAP
- the tpx gene encoding thiol peroxidase, translated to MSSTVTFRGTPITVEGTFPAVGTAAPAFSLVSKDLGDVTLKDYAGQRKVLNIFPSIDTGTCAASVRKFNELAGGLPNTVVLCVSADLPFAQGRFCGAEGLENVATLSTMRGRDFLSTYGVAIAEGPLTGVAARAVVVLDENDQVIHAELVSEIAQEPNYDAAVKALG